The window GTGAGCTGAAGCCactgcagagagacaaagaaacacTTTATGAGCATAAACGGTTTCATTCTGAAAGTATACCAACAGTACACACTGAGTGACCAGAAAACTACAACACACACTACGTAGTAATATAATGCAGGGACATTTTTGAGGTCATAGTTTCTGAtatttgattagattttggtcaTGTATACTGTTTATGAATATtaagttgaaaaaaataagaaacaccTATTAGTGTAACGTAATCCAACAAGGCAGTACCTCAAAGTGCAAtcacaaaaaaggaaaatggaaaataattaaGTAAGGTAGTATTTACTGAAAGGCAACATGTGTTTATCTTTTTCTGGTTACTCAGCATGTTTGAAGCTCTGGAAAAACTAAGTAAGTTGACCTTAAATTGGGAGCATTTAGCCAAAATACAACTTTTATACTCTCATACTTTCTAATTTTAAGAATGAACTTTGATGATCTTCATCACAAGCCTGTCTTAATTAGagctataaaataataattttattttcattgttgattaatctgttgattgttttcttgattaattgattagttgtttggtttataaaatggtgaaaaataatgatcagtgtttctaaaagcccaagatgacgtcctcaaatgtcttgttttgtccacaactcaaagatattcagtttactgtcatagaggaggaaagaaaccagagaatattcacatttaagaagctggaaccagaggaTTTAGACTTGGGTTTTTttctgattaatcgattatataaaatgttagggattaattgaatagttgacaattaatcgattaatcgttgcagctctagtctcAATAGTCTTATcacaaagaaaataacatataaATGTGAAAAGGTTCAGATTTAGAATATAATGTTGTGAATAACAGGTGTACCTCCAGGACGTTGAGCTTGATTATTCCGTCTCCGTCTTTATCAAAAGCATTAAAAGCTCCTGCaagaaacacaacaaatcaGTCTTCATTCATCTATCTATAAATCTTAAACTGAAGCAGGACGAGGCTGCAATTATTGGGTCCTATAAGTTAGATTTGGCCGTGCAAAGATTcataaaaagtgtaaaatattctgtattttaaGACCTCAGATAAAGGATAAAAAGCTCAGGTGTGGTTTATACTTACTGAACATTCCCTCTAGTCTCACAAAGCAGCAGATGTAACTGTCAAAGTCGATGTTGAGGTGTTCGTCTGCGTAGCGCATCGCTATGATGTCGTAAAGCTGCTTGTTGAGGTGAAACCCTTCATGTGGAGAAGACACAGATCAGGTTTATATCATGTTACAGGTTTCTAATGAGAGGCTGTGACTTCTGAGAAAAGTTAGGACAAAACTGTGAGGTTAACCCTTAAACAGttgtattataatattatattgttaACTTATAATTCAAGTTTCATTTATGCTTTATTCCAATTTAAATGTAGATTATCAGCTCTGGAAATGCATGGAATCCAAAAttggaaatatacagtatgttagggctgagcaatatatcgatattatatcgatatcgtgatatgagaccaGATATCGTCTTAGgttttggatattgtaatatggcgtcagtgttgtcttttcctggttttaaaggctgcgttacagtaaagtgatgtgattttctgaacTCACCGTATGCATAAAGAAACGTGCTGCTCACCTGCATCATTAACAGCGTTCCTCATCTCAAAACTGCTGATGGAGCCAGATTTGTCGTTATCGTATCGTTTGAAGATCAGCTGGAGACACATCAGGAGGAGATGGACGGTCAGTCAGATGTTAGTTAAACATGAGCAGCAGCTTTAGATCGGTTACGACGGTCCTACCTGCCACTCCTTGATCTTTTTCCACAAGTGTTTGAACTCCTGCAGGTTCAGTTTCCCTGTCCCGTCAGTCTGAGAGAGAGTCACTTATAGGAAAACCAATATGGAGCCAATTTTAAAGGTGcatttgattcttttttttgtagtaCTGGTACTTTCCTTTTGTGCTTTTGTCATcaacaataaattattaaagattagggctgtcaaagttactgtgttaaccgtgtcatactagcttgtcacgaaggaggttaaataacgctccaaacttgcgctaaactgtcatggcctttttcaaaggggtcccttgacctctgacctccagatcagtgagtgtaaatgggttctatgggtacccacgagtctcccctttacagacatgcccactttatgataatcacatgcagttttgtggcaaatcatagtcaagtcagcacactgacacactgacagctgttgttgcctgttgggctgcagtttgccatgttatgatttgagcatattgttttatgctaaatgcagtacctgtgagggtttctagacaatatctgtcattgttttgtgttgttaattgacttccaatgataaatatatacatacatttgcataaagcagcatatttgtccactcccatgttgataagaggattaaatacttgactaatctccctttaaggtacattttgagcagataaaaaatgtgtgattaatttacgattaatcgtgattaaatatttgaaacaacTGACAGCCCTGCTGATAAGTAAAAGATGTGTTACCCCTTAAACTTTGGCTGTGCTTTGAGTATTTAGGAAAAGTAGTTTGCCTGTTGGGGTCTCCACTGAGTAACTGAGGATGTACAGTTCTGCCCATTCACTAGCCTCAGTCAGTAGAGGGATTCAAACCAACAACCTGCTGAAGCCACAACTGAAAGGATACATCCATCAAGGCGATCATACTGCGACACGTCTCCAGGCTGAAACCGTCTGTCTTTACGTCATTATCTGTGGAAGAGGACAGCTCAGTAGATTGATCATAACAACTATATAATCATGATCTTAACGTTTCCAGTGAACTCACGTTTGGAGAGTACGTTCTTCATGATCATCTTGAGTTCGTTGGCACAGATCTGCATGTCCTGAATGAGGGAGGAATAATGTGTTATAGTAtatcacctctcctctctcctctctcctctctgagtAACGTTACTCACCTCACCAGCTATCTGCTGGTAAATTGCTCTGAACTGTTTTTCCTCTTCGGTCTCCTCCTCAGGTTCCTGTTGTTTTCGCTGATAAGGGACAAATAAGAGAGAAATAATTTATAAAGGAAGTTATTGgtagcaaaaataaaaactgtgtgATCGCTTTATAAGTTGTAAAACCTTGATTTGATGTCTTTTAGGAGGATTATCGTATGTTTGGATGTAAGTTAAATGGACTCTAAACTTGGCtagatttttttctgtttatttttttctccattattatattatattgttataataatCTGATGATAGCATAATGTATAAtcatagttataagcactcataaaGATCCTTAATGCTTTAAAGCATTTTTATAATGATtaataaggtcaagtatcataatatttcataattgctggacactcattgacattttttttgcaatgatcatagtttattatagttccCATAATTGTAATTCATTATAAACACTGTTATAATGCAGTATAATGTGATTATACGTTACTCTAAGTGGTCTTTGTTTACTTTAAGATAAGTACAAATATATTTGACAACGTTTTGTGATgttcttgcatagatttaattatattttttcactttacttaaagcaaaagTACTCAAACTAActtataaacacattataatgcattataataataacagtaaataATGTAGTGATtgatgtgtttcctctgtcGGCTTTAGGAGAGCAGCACATCAGAGAGACGTAAACATCTCAGCCTGTATACTCGGAGGTCTTACAGGGAAACAGGTGCAGCTGAGCCACTGGAGATCAGTTGGCCTCAATTGTTTTATTCCCAGCGGTGATATTTGACCTGGTCAAGATTACATTTCAGAGCCGTCAGTCTCTATAAGTTAcgacaggtcaaaggtcactgtgtgAGCTATGTGCTGCGTGGCTGCAGGGTCAAAGTTTTGGCTCCCGCAGCGAGGAGGGAGGTTATACCTtcggtttcttcttcttctccccacGAATGCCGTCGTGCTCGATTTCTTTGTTGGCTCGCGCTCTGTCTGACACAAATACAATAGGCTGGTGACGGTGGCGGTTAGTCGGAGGAGAGACGGGTTATagaagacaaacagaaacagaagagagaggTTTAATTTATAGATATAATATAATCTACAACAGCTGATGTATGatggagaagcagcagcagcagcggaggaAGCAGAGTTTAACAGCCACATGCATCTttaccttttctttctttatctggTCTTGCTGAAGGCCAATAAGACAAAGAAGGACAGAAGGATGAAATGagatgaaaaaggaggaaaacaCTTTTTAAGTCTGTTAGTTAAAGTTGTTGGAAAAACACAATGAGTAAATCAGAATGAATAAGGACGAGACAAAGAGACTTCAAGAACAAGGTTGATGAAATATGTATGTGACACAATAGGGGTTTAGAAAATATCAAATTCAAACTGATACTGCAGTGTGGAAGTGTGTAGCAAACAGTAGGCATCTGCACAATTTTGGTATTCATCTCAATATATTCAGCCTCTTTTAGAGGAAGCAGGAAGCTTAATGTCAAGGATAATTGTATTAATGTCTCATTTCTCTCTGTATTTTGGAGATGTGCCAATGTGCAAAACCGAGTATATATCTGGATCGTGTactgtctgtgaatttgtggctaaattgttccacaaatagtcagtggtcatgatGGTCATGGTCACCTATAATGTTGAATCCAGCGGGACATGTCTACCAGGTCTGGCAAAGATACTAGAGGACGTGCTGCTCCACTCGACTGGCCGTTCAAGCTGTGACGTATCCTatcttattacacagctttgttgattactcgattctgattggtcaatcacaccgttgctatgggcgcagttgtgatgtcggactctggaggaccgtatttgtgtcaaattattgatttctttagtaagtagtcgtgtaataagcgggataatgtacagctagcggatcattgttgtgaaataaaccccttcagggcgacgTCAAATCCCAGCTTTAGAGAAACAGCCCCACTATGGACTCTTTCATAGACATTTTCAACTATTTCTCTTAGCATTCTGCttaattattttcaatattagcGGGTAACAGCACCTTAATCTTGCTTCTGAAAGCTTgtgaaaaatgaattaataaattgaaAACCCTATTTCTGTCCTAAAGTTTTTTGTTCTGCATCCCAGTCTCTCTGTTTAATTCAAAATATGtattaaagttttaaaaaaaaaagtgttttgcaACAGAAAGCAGCCTTTTAAATATACTGGACAACGTCTTATACTCAGCTGGCCGCTGAAAGTGATTCAAACCATGTTAGAAATAACTGAATAGACATAAAAAGTAAGCCTACTCTTCTGTTTTAGTCATTTCACCACTGAAGTATCAGTCAGAGTTATCTAAACATATTTCAACCCCTTCAATCACGTTGCAAACCTGCAGGTCAGAGTTGATCGTGTTCTCCGCCTCCctgcaagtaaaaaaaacagacacattaGATTCCTGTTACTCAATGATACAGGTCttcatttgttatatttttgctGTCAACAATCCCCAAAATAGCTTCAGCTGCACCACCAAATACGTCCCCTCAGTGATCCTCACTTACTCGGACGTGTTCTTCTTCTCAGAGAAGACCCTGAGAATGAACTCTCCCTCTTGATGGGGTTGAAAGGTCGTGGGGATGATGACATACTCCCCGGGGGGCAGATGGATCCGCTCCGTCACCTCCCGCAGGTTAATGTACGTCTTACATTTAGCTTTGGAGGCCGTGTAGAGGAAGAAGTCCTTCTGCAGGTGTTGGTTCTGTCCACACATCTACGGATGGAAAGAAATCAGCTGGAAAGTAGTCCATACAGAAGAAGTACTGAAAATTATTCAAAATAACAGTTTAAAATTGGGACTTTCTTGCTGAGATTTAGACggaaagattgataccactctcctCAGAGTAAGGTACATACCTCCTTCGACACCTGCAGAGACAAAGAAGAAGTTAAAGCAGAAGTTCAACTGAATGTACATCATCTTATCCAGTGATTTAAGGGTTCATGTGATCAACGACCTCGTAGAGGGAGAATCCAATAGTGAGGAATTTGGCCCCTTGATGGCGCTGCATCCTTCGACCTTTCTGCATCAGAGCCACGACGACGGTGCATTCCATCTTCCCGTCCTCCGGGTCGTCGTCCTCCTCGTACAGCTGCAGCCGGTACTGAGGGTTCGTCCAGAACGTTTCTGTCAAACACAAAAAGGTTAATCTGCAACAACACGATAGCAGCGTAGAGTAAAGACACTTAAAGGCTTCTAGAGGAATAAAAGCTGATATTAATAACATAAGCAGGTCCTACGTGGGAAGTTCCTGCAGCCGCCAGCAGAGCTGCCTCTGACCCAGCGACCCTCGTTGACCGACACCGTCCAGCTGTGCCTTTCGTCACCCTGCAGGGTGTCGGGGGTCAAGTTACACATCTCCAGCTTTGTGAAGTTCTTCTTGAAGTCATCGAAAGACATCCTGGAGGAGAACATGAAAGAGGAAGTTAATTCTTTATAGTTCAATTTGGTGAAAAATGGGAAAAACTTTGCTatggctgacccaaatgcttccaAGCTTccaagctttgaccgttgccatggtaatcaacctccaaatcagtattccaATGTAGTAATTAACATTTACTGTATGAGTACAGCTATGATGCCacctagagctgcaacgattaatcgattagttgtcaactattaaattaatcgccaactatttttcgataatcgattaatcggtttgagtaatttcttatgaaaaaaaggtcaaatttctctgattccagcttcttaaatgtgaatattttctggtttctttactcctctatgacagtaaactgaattaTCCTTGAGTTGTGCACaagacaagacatttgaggacgtcatcttgggctttttctgacattttatagaccaaacaactaatcgattaaatcgagaaaataatcaacagattaatcgtcaatgaaaataattgataGTTGCGACCTTTTGCTTGAATCAAGTCACGTTTTGTGCAGCACCACAATTTTGTGCCAGTGTACTCTCAAGTTCACCGTCataataaactaaacaaaagcaaaaacagctataaaactggtgaaaatattaaattaatattttattttatgaatgatCCAAAACTAAAGATGTGATGAAGTCACGGTGGTTTTACTCACCAGAACTCACTCGTCTCCACCGTCTGTTTTTTTAGGTTGTCCTTGTCTGCGGTGGAAATGGTCGACCACTCCTTTGAGCTATGGAAAtcatattaatacacattagTAAGAAAGAATTAGCCGTAGTACAGCACCTGGGTCATATAAGCAGAATTATatcttataataatataaaaggcCAAATTAAAGTTTCTATGTCTCAGATCAGATCTTACTTTGGACTCCACGGTCCCTTCCACAGCACAAAGCCCCAGGGGTTACGCAAGCGAATCAGGCGAATCCTGGTATCCTTTGCAACCTCGTCACACTGGAAACAACAACATCACTTTAACAGGCCTTCTTCTCTTATAAAGAATACACCAAATCTGCATTTGTagaaacattttactgcaccTCCGCCAGCCCGATGATGGAGTAGGCGTGACCTCTGACCAGCCCCTGGTCAGTCCGACTCTCCAGTTCAGCCGCTGAAAAAATCTGACAGATGCAACACGAGTCAgagcaaaacacaaacaaatacatcattttaattCAGCCATTTATTCTGGATTTACTGGCTAAAATCtagttttcctaaaaataaagttaaagatgCAAAAGGAGGGATAATAAAATCAAACTTTACACTTCAATTCAGCTTCCTATATTGTGACAAAATTGTTGAAATTGTTGGATTTGCATGAGGAAAAGAAATGTATCTGCTGTTTATTGATGGTATTTATTACCGTGTCCCTAATATCCACCTCCTCCTTACAGTTGAATTTAAATTTGACTTTCATATTTCAGTCAGTTGTGTTgctgctagggctgtcaatcaattcaaatatttaattgtttttcatctgttcaaaatgtaccctaaaaggagatttatcaagtatttaatactcttatcaacattggaatgggtaaatatgcttaatttatgcaaatgtatgtatatatttattattctaaatcaattaacaacacaaaacaatgacaaatattgtccagaaaccctcacaggtactgcatttagcataaaatatatgctcaaactgcagcccaacaggcaacaacagctgtcagtgtgtcagtgtgctgacttgactatgacttgccccaaactgcatgtgattatcataaagtgggcatgtctgtaaaggggagactcgtgggtacccatagaacccatttacattcacatatcttgaggtcagaggtcaagagacccctttgaaaaaggccatgacagtttttcctcgccaagatttagtgtaagtttggagctttaaaactgagcccactacaacctccgaaagttgtgttaatgcgttaaagaaattagtggcgttaaaactaatttgcgttcacacgttattatcgcgttaaactttgacagccttagttgcTGCATGTCTTATCTAATGATGTCTTGCTTTTTGTCCCTGTAAAgtgacttttctctgttttctgtgcACTTCAATTCAAATCTTTCATCACCGCTCACATCTATGGAGCAGCCCATCAGCGAGCCTCGCTCCAGCGCCTTCCTCATGATGCTGTAGAGCTCTTTGGGCGCCTCGGCCAACTCGAAGAACTCGGTAACTCCTCCCGTGAAATCCTCCATGGCCTCCAGAGTGTTGCCCCCTTTAAGTGCCTCATAAGAGCCGTgcaacctgagagagagagagaggtcaatCATCCTGCTCAATGCGCTGACATGTCTGTTCTCTCCGAGGCTTGGGTTTTTCACAGCGTCTGCAGTCAGTTTGGGAAACATGAGGACGGAGGAGTGGCGTGTCTCGTTAGTGTCGCTACACAGCAGCAAATATACACAGCTTAATACGACATTTACACGTGTTGTTTCACTTTAAATAAGTTTAACTATGCCAGCGAGGTGGGCGGTCGGTGGTTTCAGGTGTCAATCGTCTTTtttgacatccatccatccatccatccattattaTCTGTAcccacttatcctattcagggtggCGGGAGAGCTGGAGCCGTTCTCAGCTGACAGAAGGGATAcatcctggacaggtcgccagactatcacagggctgacacatagagacagacaaccattcacgcccacattcacacctatgggacatttagagtcaacaattaacctgcacgtctttggactgtgggaggaaacctgagaacccggagtaaacccacgcgaACACGGGGAGAacctgcaaactccacacagaaggacccaAAGTCgtgtttgaacctgcgaccctcttgctgtgaggcgacagtgatAACTTCTCACATACTGActctttgtcagaccccttggcgtcagtttcggtcgcagtaaagacgttcttaatgttgtgaattaaataaaaacacttgctgaggttttggcaacaaaaccactcagttaggtttaggaaaaagtaCATGGTTGGCCTTCAGATTgctatgtttgtaaagtgaaaatgagactTAAAGTTGCGAACGcggaacacaaacaaacagctgattgtaacgtgaaagtgaaacttaacgcaccgGACAcaaacggcggtctcctggatgaaagccttgtgtttgttggacccatccactgcGCCTGCCCCCATCCTATGTGTGTTTTCTCAcgctttaaactatgtcaccacactccccaaccactttctctgagtgtttactgttgcagcagatgggtttacattatagttattggaaagcctggtgtgtctcataccggcgctaaggGGTGCTTTGTGCGGAGGCATCACACGCCgatgggcgtgacaaagcgtcggtattttacgccctgggaatgaggaCTGAACAGGCTGCATTATGTTGATGCCATTTGAgtaattttcactttttctcAATACTGTCACTGATActgattaaacattaaaaataaaaaataaactttatcaAAATTGCATTTAAAACTTAACTTTTCTTCAGCAAGGAAACAAGAACTGAAAACTAAATGATGAACTTTTTCAGTGGACAGACAGTCAATCTGAACTCTACTGAATGAATTATCATCCTGGAGGTgacagtgaacattaatagaCTGAGCTCACTTGGCGTAAGCTTTTTCCAGAAGAGCGCTCCAGTACTCGTTCTTCCTGAACGATTTGGTGAAAACCAGCTTGTTGTTGCAGGTCGGGATGCGATCGTCCACGACCACGTCGATCCATTCGCCATAACGCCAGAACTGAGGGTGAGAAGACAGTACATATTTAAAACAGGAAGTCGGCGATGAGACAGAGAAGAATCATTTATCACCGTGCAAAGAAAATAATCTTTTAGATTATTATTTGATTCATATGTTTAGggctgactgagtgagtgattatacacaaaagaaaacatacttattaatgttatattccaaATGttccacactgttcctttaagagtcaCTACAACAAAGTGTATTTCTCAGAACATTAAAGTTCAGTAGTTTACTGCACAAAGTGCCAAACATCCATTCAATGAACCTGGAAGTGGAAGATGCCGGCGTAGTTGTCCGTGAAACTCTGATCCGGAGGAATCACTCTGTACAGCAGCTTCTCGTTCACCGTCAGACAGGCGATGGCGGCGAGCAGCCAGCAGTCACCTGCCAACAGCAGATTTATGAGCCATGAAAGCACTTGATCTAAACATCCCACTCCATAAAGCCGTTGTCACAGATTAAAGCCGCATCGCTGCAGGTGTCAGTCGTCGACATCAGTTAGGTAACTAAGTTAGGGCCGATTCTCACACGGTCATTTCAGCTGCCTGGCGTGTTCCCGGCTCTGGTTTCCACCCCACATGTCCTGGCTGTGCTCTACGTTGTTACAGGTATTTAATTTTCTTGCCATGTCTCGGTTAGCACAGAAGGTACAAGCTGTCTTCAGCTGAGACACATTAGACTTTTTGCACCATTaaaactttaaagaggacctattatgtttttgtgcttaCCCCTTTTcgtttagtgtgttatatagttttttgtgcatgtaaacgttctgcaaagttacaaagtccaaagtccaggccaaagggagttactctcccctacAGAAACACGGCTCGCTTGAAGtctcgccttttcttccgtaacgtggtgatgtcaccaagtaacacattttgcctcaaacagagcgtttcagacagagggtgaaaagaggtgctacagcacagccggtatgagaaaaataaagcgttttttgaacattaaagcatgtaaaaatgttctatagaatcccaaaatacaagtatgaagctgaaaattagcacaataggtcctctttaactgcaCAACTTTTTGTTTAACATCCATCTGGCACCAAAAGCAGCtgaatatgttatttatttctacACTTTTCCATGCTCTTGCTATTATACTCTTCTTTTTAAATTCTAATATTATGAACATGCAGGCTTTAGTAAGACAAAAAATGGTTATGTCTTGACAACAAAGGGATCTTTTGTGTGTACCATAAGACACCAAATCCTACTCTACGTTCCCCGGCAG is drawn from Sebastes umbrosus isolate fSebUmb1 chromosome 18, fSebUmb1.pri, whole genome shotgun sequence and contains these coding sequences:
- the capn3b gene encoding calpain-3b isoform X1, with protein sequence MGDKKHKVAHVVENTKVRVLYETEASNGPDDKANYPPAGTNSIYSAILSRNEAIKDAKRLKTFLELRDKYVKKKVVFEDPLFPADDSSLFYSHKPPMKFEWKRPSEICENPKFIIDGANRTDICQGELGDCWLLAAIACLTVNEKLLYRVIPPDQSFTDNYAGIFHFQFWRYGEWIDVVVDDRIPTCNNKLVFTKSFRKNEYWSALLEKAYAKLHGSYEALKGGNTLEAMEDFTGGVTEFFELAEAPKELYSIMRKALERGSLMGCSIDIFSAAELESRTDQGLVRGHAYSIIGLAECDEVAKDTRIRLIRLRNPWGFVLWKGPWSPNSKEWSTISTADKDNLKKQTVETSEFWMSFDDFKKNFTKLEMCNLTPDTLQGDERHSWTVSVNEGRWVRGSSAGGCRNFPQTFWTNPQYRLQLYEEDDDPEDGKMECTVVVALMQKGRRMQRHQGAKFLTIGFSLYEVSKEMCGQNQHLQKDFFLYTASKAKCKTYINLREVTERIHLPPGEYVIIPTTFQPHQEGEFILRVFSEKKNTSEEAENTINSDLQQDQIKKEKPIVFVSDRARANKEIEHDGIRGEKKKKPKRKQQEPEEETEEEKQFRAIYQQIAGEDMQICANELKMIMKNVLSKHNDVKTDGFSLETCRSMIALMDTDGTGKLNLQEFKHLWKKIKEWQLIFKRYDNDKSGSISSFEMRNAVNDAGFHLNKQLYDIIAMRYADEHLNIDFDSYICCFVRLEGMFRAFNAFDKDGDGIIKLNVLEWLQLTMYS
- the capn3b gene encoding calpain-3b isoform X2, which produces MGDKKHKVAHVVENTKVRVLYETEASNGPDDKANYPPAGTNSIYSAILSRNEAIKDAKRLKTFLELRDKYVKKKVVFEDPLFPADDSSLFYSHKPPMKFEWKRPSEICENPKFIIDGANRTDICQGELGDCWLLAAIACLTVNEKLLYRVIPPDQSFTDNYAGIFHFQFWRYGEWIDVVVDDRIPTCNNKLVFTKSFRKNEYWSALLEKAYAKLHGSYEALKGGNTLEAMEDFTGGVTEFFELAEAPKELYSIMRKALERGSLMGCSIDIFSAAELESRTDQGLVRGHAYSIIGLAECDEVAKDTRIRLIRLRNPWGFVLWKGPWSPNSKEWSTISTADKDNLKKQTVETSEFWMSFDDFKKNFTKLEMCNLTPDTLQGDERHSWTVSVNEGRWVRGSSAGGCRNFPQTFWTNPQYRLQLYEEDDDPEDGKMECTVVVALMQKGRRMQRHQGAKFLTIGFSLYEVSKEMCGQNQHLQKDFFLYTASKAKCKTYINLREVTERIHLPPGEYVIIPTTFQPHQEGEFILRVFSEKKNTSEEAENTINSDLQPIVFVSDRARANKEIEHDGIRGEKKKKPKRKQQEPEEETEEEKQFRAIYQQIAGEDMQICANELKMIMKNVLSKHNDVKTDGFSLETCRSMIALMDTDGTGKLNLQEFKHLWKKIKEWQLIFKRYDNDKSGSISSFEMRNAVNDAGFHLNKQLYDIIAMRYADEHLNIDFDSYICCFVRLEGMFRAFNAFDKDGDGIIKLNVLEWLQLTMYS